Proteins encoded together in one Cicer arietinum cultivar CDC Frontier isolate Library 1 chromosome 4, Cicar.CDCFrontier_v2.0, whole genome shotgun sequence window:
- the LOC101504363 gene encoding uncharacterized protein isoform X4: MATISLANGLKSLFSVLGALMLATLLYTLFTDGSPFRKQLLTPWMIATLIDFYINVTVLSAWITYKEKSWVSSIPWIILLICFGSIATSAYIVVQFWKLSSQESSQDPMYYVLLRHPHKSGTEPKSKQYAVATLRILFSVLGFVMLGTLVYTLVTDGSPFRKELLTPWMAATLVDFYINVAALAVWVAYKESSWIYAVLWVILLICFGSITSCAYVVWQLFQISCQDPAYLILVHYSDRKQI; this comes from the exons ATGGCGACGATTTCATTAGCAAATGGTTTGAAAAGTCTGTTCAGTGTTTTGGGAGCTCTCATGCTTGCTACCCTTCTTTACACTCTCTTCACTGATGGTTCCCCCTTCCGCAAACAACTCCTCACTCC GTGGATGATTGCAACTTTGATTGATTTCTATATCAACGTTACTGTTTTGAGT GCCTGGATTACTTACAAGGAAAAAAGTTGGGTCAGTTCAATTCCGTGGATAATTTTACTTATCTGCTTTGGAAG CATTGCTACATCTGCCTATATTGTTGTGCAATTTTGGAAGCTGTCATCTCAAGAATCTTCACAGGACCCTATGTATTATGTTCTATTGCGTCATCCACACAA GAGCGGCACAGAACCAAAATCAAAGCAATATGCTGTTGCAACTCTAAGAATCCTTTTCAGTGTTTTGGGTTTTGTCATGCTTGGAACCTTGGTATACACTCTTGTCACCGATGGTTCTCCTTTCCGTAAAGAGCTATTGACTCC GTGGATGGCGGCAACGCTAGTTGACTTCTACATCAATGTTGCAGCTCTAGCA GTCTGGGTTGCCTACAAAGAATCTAGTTGGATTTATGCGGTCTTGTGGGTGATCCTGTTGATATGTTTTGGCAG CATTACTTCTTGCGCCTACGTAGTATGGCAGCTGTTCCAGATATCTTGTCAAGATCCTGCTTACCTTATTTTAGTGCATTATAGTGACAG AAAACAAATATAA
- the LOC101504363 gene encoding uncharacterized protein isoform X3, with protein MATISLANGLKSLFSVLGALMLATLLYTLFTDGSPFRKQLLTPWMIATLIDFYINVTVLSAWITYKEKSWVSSIPWIILLICFGSIATSAYIVVQFWKLSSQESSQDPMYYVLLRHPHKSGTEPKSKQYAVATLRILFSVLGFVMLGTLVYTLVTDGSPFRKELLTPWMAATLVDFYINVAALAVWVAYKESSWIYAVLWVILLICFGSITSCAYVVWQLFQISCQDPAYLILVHYSDSNDY; from the exons ATGGCGACGATTTCATTAGCAAATGGTTTGAAAAGTCTGTTCAGTGTTTTGGGAGCTCTCATGCTTGCTACCCTTCTTTACACTCTCTTCACTGATGGTTCCCCCTTCCGCAAACAACTCCTCACTCC GTGGATGATTGCAACTTTGATTGATTTCTATATCAACGTTACTGTTTTGAGT GCCTGGATTACTTACAAGGAAAAAAGTTGGGTCAGTTCAATTCCGTGGATAATTTTACTTATCTGCTTTGGAAG CATTGCTACATCTGCCTATATTGTTGTGCAATTTTGGAAGCTGTCATCTCAAGAATCTTCACAGGACCCTATGTATTATGTTCTATTGCGTCATCCACACAA GAGCGGCACAGAACCAAAATCAAAGCAATATGCTGTTGCAACTCTAAGAATCCTTTTCAGTGTTTTGGGTTTTGTCATGCTTGGAACCTTGGTATACACTCTTGTCACCGATGGTTCTCCTTTCCGTAAAGAGCTATTGACTCC GTGGATGGCGGCAACGCTAGTTGACTTCTACATCAATGTTGCAGCTCTAGCA GTCTGGGTTGCCTACAAAGAATCTAGTTGGATTTATGCGGTCTTGTGGGTGATCCTGTTGATATGTTTTGGCAG CATTACTTCTTGCGCCTACGTAGTATGGCAGCTGTTCCAGATATCTTGTCAAGATCCTGCTTACCTTATTTTAGTGCATTATAGTGACAG CAATGATTATTGA
- the LOC101504363 gene encoding uncharacterized protein isoform X1 has protein sequence MATISLANGLKSLFSVLGALMLATLLYTLFTDGSPFRKQLLTPWMIATLIDFYINVTVLSAWITYKEKSWVSSIPWIILLICFGSIATSAYIVVQFWKLSSQESSQDPMYYVLLRHPHKSGTEPKSKQYAVATLRILFSVLGFVMLGTLVYTLVTDGSPFRKELLTPWMAATLVDFYINVAALAVWVAYKESSWIYAVLWVILLICFGSITSCAYVVWQLFQISCQDPAYLILVHYSDRAENKYKGLSGEAT, from the exons ATGGCGACGATTTCATTAGCAAATGGTTTGAAAAGTCTGTTCAGTGTTTTGGGAGCTCTCATGCTTGCTACCCTTCTTTACACTCTCTTCACTGATGGTTCCCCCTTCCGCAAACAACTCCTCACTCC GTGGATGATTGCAACTTTGATTGATTTCTATATCAACGTTACTGTTTTGAGT GCCTGGATTACTTACAAGGAAAAAAGTTGGGTCAGTTCAATTCCGTGGATAATTTTACTTATCTGCTTTGGAAG CATTGCTACATCTGCCTATATTGTTGTGCAATTTTGGAAGCTGTCATCTCAAGAATCTTCACAGGACCCTATGTATTATGTTCTATTGCGTCATCCACACAA GAGCGGCACAGAACCAAAATCAAAGCAATATGCTGTTGCAACTCTAAGAATCCTTTTCAGTGTTTTGGGTTTTGTCATGCTTGGAACCTTGGTATACACTCTTGTCACCGATGGTTCTCCTTTCCGTAAAGAGCTATTGACTCC GTGGATGGCGGCAACGCTAGTTGACTTCTACATCAATGTTGCAGCTCTAGCA GTCTGGGTTGCCTACAAAGAATCTAGTTGGATTTATGCGGTCTTGTGGGTGATCCTGTTGATATGTTTTGGCAG CATTACTTCTTGCGCCTACGTAGTATGGCAGCTGTTCCAGATATCTTGTCAAGATCCTGCTTACCTTATTTTAGTGCATTATAGTGACAG GGCAGAAAACAAATATAAGGGGCTTTCTGGTGAGGCAACATAG
- the LOC101504363 gene encoding uncharacterized protein isoform X2, producing MATISLANGLKSLFSVLGALMLATLLYTLFTDGSPFRKQLLTPWMIATLIDFYINVTVLSAWITYKEKSWVSSIPWIILLICFGSIATSAYIVVQFWKLSSQESSQDPMYYVLLRHPHKSGTEPKSKQYAVATLRILFSVLGFVMLGTLVYTLVTDGSPFRKELLTPWMAATLVDFYINVAALAVWVAYKESSWIYAVLWVILLICFGSITSCAYVVWQLFQISCQDPAYLILVHYSDRNSNDY from the exons ATGGCGACGATTTCATTAGCAAATGGTTTGAAAAGTCTGTTCAGTGTTTTGGGAGCTCTCATGCTTGCTACCCTTCTTTACACTCTCTTCACTGATGGTTCCCCCTTCCGCAAACAACTCCTCACTCC GTGGATGATTGCAACTTTGATTGATTTCTATATCAACGTTACTGTTTTGAGT GCCTGGATTACTTACAAGGAAAAAAGTTGGGTCAGTTCAATTCCGTGGATAATTTTACTTATCTGCTTTGGAAG CATTGCTACATCTGCCTATATTGTTGTGCAATTTTGGAAGCTGTCATCTCAAGAATCTTCACAGGACCCTATGTATTATGTTCTATTGCGTCATCCACACAA GAGCGGCACAGAACCAAAATCAAAGCAATATGCTGTTGCAACTCTAAGAATCCTTTTCAGTGTTTTGGGTTTTGTCATGCTTGGAACCTTGGTATACACTCTTGTCACCGATGGTTCTCCTTTCCGTAAAGAGCTATTGACTCC GTGGATGGCGGCAACGCTAGTTGACTTCTACATCAATGTTGCAGCTCTAGCA GTCTGGGTTGCCTACAAAGAATCTAGTTGGATTTATGCGGTCTTGTGGGTGATCCTGTTGATATGTTTTGGCAG CATTACTTCTTGCGCCTACGTAGTATGGCAGCTGTTCCAGATATCTTGTCAAGATCCTGCTTACCTTATTTTAGTGCATTATAGTGACAG aaaCAGCAATGATTATTGA